Sequence from the Fictibacillus arsenicus genome:
CCTGTAGGGGAAATTCACATGCCAAATGGCTCGATTCTTCCGTTTATTATGTCATTAGGTTTGTTTATTTCGGGTTTTGGATTTATTTATGCGAATTGGATTGTTGCCGGGGCTGGTTTAGGAGTAGTATTAATCACAATGTTCCTTCGCTCTGTTATAGACGACCACGGATATCATATCCATAAAGAAGAAGTAGAAGCAGACATTAAAGGGGGTAGAGCTTAATGAATGCTGGAGAACGTTTAACAGATGATAATTTTCCTGCTCACCCTGAAAAAGCTACTCTTGAGGGTAAAAATAAATTTTTAGGGTTCTGGCTTTTCCTAGGTGGTGAGACTGTTCTATTTGCTACTCTTTTTGGAACGTATCTTGGTCTTAGAAATATGCATTTAGATGGTCCGTCTGGTGAAGAATTATTTTCACTGCCATTAGTATTTCTTGCAACCATGCTGCTTTTAACAAGCTCACTTACGAGTGTATATGCAGTTCTTTCATTAAAACAAAACAAAGTACGTTCTTTGCAAGGATGGTTTATCGTAACATTACTATTAGGACTTGGATTCTTGGGCCTTGAAATTTACGAGTTCATCCACTATGTTCACGAAGGACATACATTTACCAGCTCCGCATTTGGTTCTGCTTTCTATACACTAGTTGGGTTCCACGGAGGTCACGTACTATTCGGGATCTTATGGATTTCTACATTATTAGCTAGAAACTGGAACAGAGGCATCACATTAGCTAACGCACCTAAGTATTATTTGTTTGCACTATACTGGCACTTTGTCGATGTTGTATGGGTATTCATTTTTACAGTTGTTTATCTAATGGGAAAGGTGGGGTAAGCAATGGCTGATCACCATAAAACTACTGAACCAACCGTACATCGTCATGAGGAGATTCAGCGTAAACTTGCCTTAAAAGAGGAACGAAAGCACCATAACGTTTCCTTTGTTATGATGATTCTTCTTACGATCGTTGCGTTTTTCGCGATTTGGAGTGACAAGATCAGTGATTCATTCGC
This genomic interval carries:
- a CDS encoding cytochrome c oxidase subunit 3 gives rise to the protein MNAGERLTDDNFPAHPEKATLEGKNKFLGFWLFLGGETVLFATLFGTYLGLRNMHLDGPSGEELFSLPLVFLATMLLLTSSLTSVYAVLSLKQNKVRSLQGWFIVTLLLGLGFLGLEIYEFIHYVHEGHTFTSSAFGSAFYTLVGFHGGHVLFGILWISTLLARNWNRGITLANAPKYYLFALYWHFVDVVWVFIFTVVYLMGKVG
- a CDS encoding cytochrome C oxidase subunit IV family protein, with the protein product MADHHKTTEPTVHRHEEIQRKLALKEERKHHNVSFVMMILLTIVAFFAIWSDKISDSFAVIFILTLAVVQVFFQLYIWMHLSHKGHDFPIWGMASGVLVAAITVASLMGMIWTS